A genomic window from Quercus lobata isolate SW786 chromosome 10, ValleyOak3.0 Primary Assembly, whole genome shotgun sequence includes:
- the LOC115962607 gene encoding UPF0481 protein At3g47200-like isoform X2 yields MPRVMNHGLGFQNCTRLHLPKSKSDFPYSSLLGSDPSPLHQNLSGFFTPHQTPPPHFVSTLHHGSSQPLRLGFLVSDQGRSFRLSISSYTSITEEDNLEMEQSASREIQLATASTNNEDQNTQKEADISGGNENKNDDLVIEISKIVKRTEIQLLEECRSYRLPRYLRKWNEEAYTPQVISIGPYHHENQRLKAMEEHKERYFRSFMKRSERSLEYLVGTVRELEERIRRCYEETIDLTSDRFVKMILLDACFILELLFRRSSLSLTSHDDSMVVEPRAAAVKVDLLLFENQLPFFVIKELQHLAFPSLSDAFFFKNMFSYFDVFTDIQYRQPKPNVEIAHLTDLLRTFMLPSPEELPERITEHPKLLYSATQLHKAGVKFRLGKSERSFQIKFEDGVLEIPKLEIEGVTEVVIRNVMALEQTCYIGSAYFTDYFIFMDFLINSRKDVDLLTKKKILVNYLGDNNAVMSMINNLNKGIVSETVRDDYRNLYGELNRFYEKSWHRWEATLKSEYFSTPWRFASTVAAIVLLLLTFMQTASSMIDLFTK; encoded by the exons ATGCCTCGGGTCATGAATCATGGTTTAGGGTTTCAAAACTGTACTCGGCTACActtaccaaaatcaaaatcagattTTCCATACTCCTCCTTACTCGGCTCGGACCCAAG cccTTTACATCAAAATCTTTCCGGTTTCTTCACTCCCCACCAGACGCCGCCGCCTCACTTTGTTTCCACATTGCACCATGGGTCCTCTCAGCCTCTCAGACTCGGCTTCCTAGTCTCAGATCAG GGTCGTTCTTTTCGGCTTTCAATCAGCAGCTACACTTCAATAACCGAG GAAGACAACTTAGAGATGGAACAATCAGCTAGTAGGGAAATTCAACTAGCAACTGCTTCAACaaataatgaagatcaaaatACTCAAAAGGAAGCAGACATTTCAGGtggaaatgaaaataaaaatgatgacTTGGTAATTGAAATTAGCAAAATAGTCAAAAGGACGGAAATTCAATTATTAGAAGAGTGTCGTAGCTACAGACTTCCACGCTACCTTCGAAAATGGAATGAAGAAGCCTACACTCCTCAGGTTATTTCAATTGGCCCGTATCACCACGAAAACCAAAGATTGAAAGCCATGGAAGAGCATAAAGAGAGGTACTTCAGGAGTTTCATGAAACGGAGTGAGAGAAGCTTGGAGTATTTAGTAGGCACGGTAAGGGAACTGGAAGAACGCATTCGCAGGTGTTATGAAGAGACTATTGATCTTACCAGTGATAGgtttgtgaaaatgatattGCTGGATGCGTGCTTCATTCTTGAGCTTTTATTCCGACGTAGTTCATTAAGTTTGACAAGTCATGACGATTCCATGGTTGTGGAACCAAGGGCTGCTGCTGTGAAGGTTGACTTGCTATTATTTGAAAATCAGCTTCCATTCTTTGTTATTAAGGAACTACAGCACCTTGCATTTCCGTCTCTCTCCGATGCGttcttttttaagaatatgTTTTCCTACTTTGACGTGTTCACCGACATTCAATATAGGCAGCCCAAGCCCAATGTGGAAATTGCACACTTAACCGATCTTCTTAGAACCTTCATGTTACCCTCACCCGAGGAGTTACCCGAAAGAATCACTGAACATCCGAAGCTTTTGTACTCCGCAACACAACTCCACAAGGCAGGAGTAAAGTTCCGGCTTGGTAAAAGTGAACGctcttttcaaataaaatttgaggatGGTGTGTTGGAAATCCCAAAATTAGAAATAGAGGGTGTGACGGAAGTTGTTATCCGAAACGTTATGGCATTAGAACAAACTTGCTATATAGGAAGTGCGTACTTTACTGATTACTTCATCTTCATGGATTTTCTTATCAATTCCAGAAAAGATGTGGatttacttaccaaaaaaaaaatcttggtcAATTACCTAGGCGACAACAATGCAGTAATGTCCATGATTAACAATCTCAACAAAGGAATCGTATCCGAAACGGTGAGAGATGATTACCGTAATCTCTATGGAGAATTGAATAGGTTCTATGAGAAATCTTGGCACCGCTGGGAGGCGACATTGAAAAGTGAATATTTTAGCACCCCTTGGAGGTTCGCTTCAACAGTGGCTGCTATTGTTCTTCTGCTGCTCACTTTTATGCAAACAGCAAGTTCTATGATTGATCTCTTCACGAAGTAA
- the LOC115962612 gene encoding UPF0481 protein At3g47200-like → MLVALVFVKEENLEMEQSASREIQLATASTNNEDQNTQKEADISGGNENKNDDLVIEISKIVKMTEIQLLEECRSYKLPRYLRKWNEEAYTPQVISIGPYHHENQRLKAMEEHKERYFRSFMKRSERSLEYLVGTVRELEERIRRCYEETIDLTSDRFVKMILLDACFILELLFRRSSLSLTSHDDSMVVEPRAAAVKVDLLLFENQLPFFVIKKLQHLAFPSLPDALFENQ, encoded by the coding sequence ATGCTAGTGGCTCTTGTCTTTGTTAAGGAAGAGAACTTAGAGATGGAACAATCAGCTAGTAGGGAAATTCAACTAGCAACTGCTTCAACaaataatgaagatcaaaatACTCAAAAGGAAGCAGACATTTCAGGtggaaatgaaaataaaaatgatgacTTGGTAATTGAAATTAGCAAAATAGTCAAAATGACGGAAATTCAATTATTAGAAGAGTGTCGTAGCTACAAACTTCCACGCTACCTTCGAAAATGGAATGAAGAAGCCTACACTCCTCAGGTTATTTCAATTGGCCCGTATCACCACGAAAACCAAAGATTGAAAGCCATGGAAGAGCATAAAGAGAGGTACTTCAGGAGTTTCATGAAACGGAGTGAGAGAAGCTTGGAGTATTTAGTAGGCACGGTAAGGGAACTGGAAGAACGCATTCGCAGGTGTTATGAAGAGACTATAGATCTTACCAGTGATAGgtttgtgaaaatgatattGCTGGATGCGTGCTTCATTCTTGAGCTTTTATTCCGACGTAGTTCATTAAGTTTGACAAGTCATGACGATTCTATGGTTGTGGAACCAAGGGCTGCTGCTGTGAAGGTTGACTTGCTATTATTTGAAAATCAGCTTCCATTCTTTGTTATTAAGAAACTGCAGCACCTTGCATTTCCATCTCTTCCCGATGCATTATTTGAAAATCAATGA
- the LOC115962607 gene encoding UPF0481 protein At3g47200-like isoform X5, with amino-acid sequence MEQSASKEIQLATASTNNEEQNTEKEADISGGNEKKNDDLIIEISKIVKRTESQLLEECRIYRLPRYLRKWNEEAYTPQVISIGPYHHENQRLKAMEEHKERYFRSFMKRSERSLEYLVGTVRELEERIRRCYEETIDLTSDRFVKMILLDACFILELLFRRSSLSLTSHDDSMVVEPRAAAVKVDLLLFENQLPFFVIKELQHLAFPSLSDAFFFKNMFSYFDVFTDIQYRQPKPNVEIAHLTDLLRTFMLPSPEELPERITEHPKLLYSATQLHKAGVKFRLGKSERSFQIKFEDGVLEIPKLEIEGVTEVVIRNVMALEQTCYIGSAYFTDYFIFMDFLINSRKDVDLLTKKKILVNYLGDNNAVMSMINNLNKGIVSETVRDDYRNLYGELNRFYEKSWHRWEATLKSEYFSTPWRFASTVAAIVLLLLTFMQTASSMIDLFTK; translated from the coding sequence ATGGAACAATCAGCTAGTAAGGAAATTCAACTAGCAACTGCTTCAACAAATaatgaagaacaaaatactgAAAAGGAAGCAGACATTTCAggtggaaatgaaaaaaaaaatgatgacttGATAATTGAAATTAGCAAAATAGTCAAAAGGACGGAAAGTCAATTATTAGAAGAGTGTCGTATCTACAGACTTCCACGCTACCTTCGAAAATGGAATGAAGAAGCCTACACTCCTCAGGTTATTTCAATTGGCCCGTATCACCACGAAAACCAAAGATTGAAAGCCATGGAAGAGCATAAAGAGAGGTACTTCAGGAGTTTCATGAAACGGAGTGAGAGAAGCTTGGAGTATTTAGTAGGCACGGTAAGGGAACTGGAAGAACGCATTCGCAGGTGTTATGAAGAGACTATTGATCTTACCAGTGATAGgtttgtgaaaatgatattGCTGGATGCGTGCTTCATTCTTGAGCTTTTATTCCGACGTAGTTCATTAAGTTTGACAAGTCATGACGATTCCATGGTTGTGGAACCAAGGGCTGCTGCTGTGAAGGTTGACTTGCTATTATTTGAAAATCAGCTTCCATTCTTTGTTATTAAGGAACTACAGCACCTTGCATTTCCGTCTCTCTCCGATGCGttcttttttaagaatatgTTTTCCTACTTTGACGTGTTCACCGACATTCAATATAGGCAGCCCAAGCCCAATGTGGAAATTGCACACTTAACCGATCTTCTTAGAACCTTCATGTTACCCTCACCCGAGGAGTTACCCGAAAGAATCACTGAACATCCGAAGCTTTTGTACTCAGCAACACAACTCCACAAGGCAGGAGTAAAGTTCCGGCTTGGTAAAAGTGAACGctcttttcaaataaaatttgaagatgGTGTGTTGGAAATCCCAAAATTAGAAATAGAGGGTGTGACGGAAGTTGTTATCCGAAACGTTATGGCATTAGAACAAACTTGCTATATAGGAAGTGCGTACTTTACTGATTACTTCATCTTCATGGATTTTCTTATCAATTCCAGAAAAGATGTGGatttacttaccaaaaaaaaaatcttggtcAATTACCTAGGCGACAACAATGCAGTAATGTCCATGATTAACAATCTCAACAAAGGAATCGTATCCGAAACGGTGAGAGATGATTACCGTAATCTCTATGGAGAATTGAATAGGTTCTATGAGAAATCTTGGCACCGCTGGGAGGCGACATTGAAAAGTGAATATTTTAGCACCCCTTGGAGGTTCGCTTCAACAGTGGCTGCTATTGTTCTTCTGCTGCTCACTTTTATGCAAACAGCAAGTTCTATGATTGATCTCTTCACGAAGTAA
- the LOC115962607 gene encoding UPF0481 protein At3g47200-like isoform X3 produces MPRESIQTELKKVALVFVKEDNLEMEQSASREIQLATASTNNEDQNTQKEADISGGNENKNDDLVIEISKIVKRTEIQLLEECRSYRLPRYLRKWNEEAYTPQVISIGPYHHENQRLKAMEEHKERYFRSFMKRSERSLEYLVGTVRELEERIRRCYEETIDLTSDRFVKMILLDACFILELLFRRSSLSLTSHDDSMVVEPRAAAVKVDLLLFENQLPFFVIKELQHLAFPSLSDAFFFKNMFSYFDVFTDIQYRQPKPNVEIAHLTDLLRTFMLPSPEELPERITEHPKLLYSATQLHKAGVKFRLGKSERSFQIKFEDGVLEIPKLEIEGVTEVVIRNVMALEQTCYIGSAYFTDYFIFMDFLINSRKDVDLLTKKKILVNYLGDNNAVMSMINNLNKGIVSETVRDDYRNLYGELNRFYEKSWHRWEATLKSEYFSTPWRFASTVAAIVLLLLTFMQTASSMIDLFTK; encoded by the exons ATGCCTAGAGAGTCAATCCAAACTGAACTAAAAAAAG TGGCTCTTGTCTTTGTTAAGGAAGACAACTTAGAGATGGAACAATCAGCTAGTAGGGAAATTCAACTAGCAACTGCTTCAACaaataatgaagatcaaaatACTCAAAAGGAAGCAGACATTTCAGGtggaaatgaaaataaaaatgatgacTTGGTAATTGAAATTAGCAAAATAGTCAAAAGGACGGAAATTCAATTATTAGAAGAGTGTCGTAGCTACAGACTTCCACGCTACCTTCGAAAATGGAATGAAGAAGCCTACACTCCTCAGGTTATTTCAATTGGCCCGTATCACCACGAAAACCAAAGATTGAAAGCCATGGAAGAGCATAAAGAGAGGTACTTCAGGAGTTTCATGAAACGGAGTGAGAGAAGCTTGGAGTATTTAGTAGGCACGGTAAGGGAACTGGAAGAACGCATTCGCAGGTGTTATGAAGAGACTATTGATCTTACCAGTGATAGgtttgtgaaaatgatattGCTGGATGCGTGCTTCATTCTTGAGCTTTTATTCCGACGTAGTTCATTAAGTTTGACAAGTCATGACGATTCCATGGTTGTGGAACCAAGGGCTGCTGCTGTGAAGGTTGACTTGCTATTATTTGAAAATCAGCTTCCATTCTTTGTTATTAAGGAACTACAGCACCTTGCATTTCCGTCTCTCTCCGATGCGttcttttttaagaatatgTTTTCCTACTTTGACGTGTTCACCGACATTCAATATAGGCAGCCCAAGCCCAATGTGGAAATTGCACACTTAACCGATCTTCTTAGAACCTTCATGTTACCCTCACCCGAGGAGTTACCCGAAAGAATCACTGAACATCCGAAGCTTTTGTACTCCGCAACACAACTCCACAAGGCAGGAGTAAAGTTCCGGCTTGGTAAAAGTGAACGctcttttcaaataaaatttgaggatGGTGTGTTGGAAATCCCAAAATTAGAAATAGAGGGTGTGACGGAAGTTGTTATCCGAAACGTTATGGCATTAGAACAAACTTGCTATATAGGAAGTGCGTACTTTACTGATTACTTCATCTTCATGGATTTTCTTATCAATTCCAGAAAAGATGTGGatttacttaccaaaaaaaaaatcttggtcAATTACCTAGGCGACAACAATGCAGTAATGTCCATGATTAACAATCTCAACAAAGGAATCGTATCCGAAACGGTGAGAGATGATTACCGTAATCTCTATGGAGAATTGAATAGGTTCTATGAGAAATCTTGGCACCGCTGGGAGGCGACATTGAAAAGTGAATATTTTAGCACCCCTTGGAGGTTCGCTTCAACAGTGGCTGCTATTGTTCTTCTGCTGCTCACTTTTATGCAAACAGCAAGTTCTATGATTGATCTCTTCACGAAGTAA
- the LOC115962607 gene encoding UPF0481 protein At3g47200-like isoform X6, whose amino-acid sequence MEQSASREIQLATASTNNEDQNTQKEADISGGNENKNDDLVIEISKIVKRTEIQLLEECRSYRLPRYLRKWNEEAYTPQVISIGPYHHENQRLKAMEEHKERYFRSFMKRSERSLEYLVGTVRELEERIRRCYEETIDLTSDRFVKMILLDACFILELLFRRSSLSLTSHDDSMVVEPRAAAVKVDLLLFENQLPFFVIKELQHLAFPSLSDAFFFKNMFSYFDVFTDIQYRQPKPNVEIAHLTDLLRTFMLPSPEELPERITEHPKLLYSATQLHKAGVKFRLGKSERSFQIKFEDGVLEIPKLEIEGVTEVVIRNVMALEQTCYIGSAYFTDYFIFMDFLINSRKDVDLLTKKKILVNYLGDNNAVMSMINNLNKGIVSETVRDDYRNLYGELNRFYEKSWHRWEATLKSEYFSTPWRFASTVAAIVLLLLTFMQTASSMIDLFTK is encoded by the coding sequence ATGGAACAATCAGCTAGTAGGGAAATTCAACTAGCAACTGCTTCAACaaataatgaagatcaaaatACTCAAAAGGAAGCAGACATTTCAGGtggaaatgaaaataaaaatgatgacTTGGTAATTGAAATTAGCAAAATAGTCAAAAGGACGGAAATTCAATTATTAGAAGAGTGTCGTAGCTACAGACTTCCACGCTACCTTCGAAAATGGAATGAAGAAGCCTACACTCCTCAGGTTATTTCAATTGGCCCGTATCACCACGAAAACCAAAGATTGAAAGCCATGGAAGAGCATAAAGAGAGGTACTTCAGGAGTTTCATGAAACGGAGTGAGAGAAGCTTGGAGTATTTAGTAGGCACGGTAAGGGAACTGGAAGAACGCATTCGCAGGTGTTATGAAGAGACTATTGATCTTACCAGTGATAGgtttgtgaaaatgatattGCTGGATGCGTGCTTCATTCTTGAGCTTTTATTCCGACGTAGTTCATTAAGTTTGACAAGTCATGACGATTCCATGGTTGTGGAACCAAGGGCTGCTGCTGTGAAGGTTGACTTGCTATTATTTGAAAATCAGCTTCCATTCTTTGTTATTAAGGAACTACAGCACCTTGCATTTCCGTCTCTCTCCGATGCGttcttttttaagaatatgTTTTCCTACTTTGACGTGTTCACCGACATTCAATATAGGCAGCCCAAGCCCAATGTGGAAATTGCACACTTAACCGATCTTCTTAGAACCTTCATGTTACCCTCACCCGAGGAGTTACCCGAAAGAATCACTGAACATCCGAAGCTTTTGTACTCCGCAACACAACTCCACAAGGCAGGAGTAAAGTTCCGGCTTGGTAAAAGTGAACGctcttttcaaataaaatttgaggatGGTGTGTTGGAAATCCCAAAATTAGAAATAGAGGGTGTGACGGAAGTTGTTATCCGAAACGTTATGGCATTAGAACAAACTTGCTATATAGGAAGTGCGTACTTTACTGATTACTTCATCTTCATGGATTTTCTTATCAATTCCAGAAAAGATGTGGatttacttaccaaaaaaaaaatcttggtcAATTACCTAGGCGACAACAATGCAGTAATGTCCATGATTAACAATCTCAACAAAGGAATCGTATCCGAAACGGTGAGAGATGATTACCGTAATCTCTATGGAGAATTGAATAGGTTCTATGAGAAATCTTGGCACCGCTGGGAGGCGACATTGAAAAGTGAATATTTTAGCACCCCTTGGAGGTTCGCTTCAACAGTGGCTGCTATTGTTCTTCTGCTGCTCACTTTTATGCAAACAGCAAGTTCTATGATTGATCTCTTCACGAAGTAA